One window from the genome of Nicotiana sylvestris chromosome 9, ASM39365v2, whole genome shotgun sequence encodes:
- the LOC138878315 gene encoding uncharacterized protein, which yields MAKTSKTVPQKEIASSSRPADDGTAAEPHPEEFVRGGCLMGAEFKIKTTSSVPCRCEPALRYICSINDDLFSKVKEDCKWADKHLVVPLPEEAITTHVEGLPKDVSMRPPSSDEDVPLESPAPRQADEKKRKWASSSPNSEKKKPKRRHACKPKGSTGVLSSESINRLRDESEEEEKDKSKLVAHVRPQAKSMVEHARWEAQREALEGVHNQNFNILAAIENAKVEEARSRKLAFPKEDSKSLSKSEGGEHPEDEDTTSDEDQAT from the exons ATGGCGAAAACTTCTAAGACTGTTCCACAGAAAGAGATAGCCTCTTCATCACGGCCTGCCGATGATGGGACTGCGGCGGAGCCACACCCTGAAGAGTTCGTTCGTGGAGGTTGCCTGATGGGTGCTGAGTTTAAGATCAAAACGACTTCCTCAGTACCATGTCGATGCGAGCCTGCCTTGAGATATATATGTTCGATCAACGATGATCTCTTTTCCAAGGTCAAAGAGGATTGTAAATGGGCCGATAAACACTTGGTGGTGCCCTTGCCTGAGGAAGCAATTACTACCCACGTGGAGG GTCTCCCCAAAGATGTTTCTATGAGGCCTCCATCCAGTGATGAGGATGTGCCTCTCGAGTCCCCTGCTCCAAGGCAGGCTGACGAGAAAAAAAGGAAATGGGCCTCGAGTTCTCCGAACTCAGAAAAGAAGAAACCAAAGAGGAGGCATGCGTGTAAACCCAAGGGAAGCACCGGTGTTCTATCCTCGGAATCAATAAACCGACTAAGGGATGAGtccgaagaagaagaaaaagataaatCCAAGTTGGTGGCCCACGTGCGG CCACAGGCTAAAAGTATGGTGGAGCATGCAAGGTGGGAAGCTCAAAGGGAAGCCCTCGAGGGAGTTCATAATCAGAACTTCAACATACTAGCTGCAATCGAGAATGCCAAAGTAGAAGAAGCCAGGTCCCGGAAATTGGCTTTTCCCAAGGAAGATTCCAAGAGCTTGAGCAAGTCTGAAGGTGGGGAACATCCCGAGGATGAAGACACTACCTCCGATGAGGACCAGGCCACTTAG